The following are from one region of the Muntiacus reevesi chromosome 3, mMunRee1.1, whole genome shotgun sequence genome:
- the SMLR1 gene encoding LOW QUALITY PROTEIN: small leucine-rich protein 1 (The sequence of the model RefSeq protein was modified relative to this genomic sequence to represent the inferred CDS: substituted 1 base at 1 genomic stop codon), translating into MAFVWHARVNRGCRFLLSKGSAPRDEEICDSVHPGSVXLAMSPVLSELPRELPGWFLFSGIFLPVTLLLLLLIAYFRIKLMEVNEELSQTPDHQHSLNTGSSRYQRKKRT; encoded by the exons ATGGCATTTGTGTGGCATGCCAGGGTGAACCGAGGATGCAGATTCCTGCTCAGCAAGGGCTCTGCCCCCAGGGATGAAGAGATCTGTGACTCGGTACACCC GGGATCTGTGTGATTGGCGATGAGCCCTGTGCTGTCAGAGCTCCCGAGAGAGCTTCCAGGCTGGTTCCTGTTTTCTGGCATCTTCCTGCCTGTGACTTTGCTGCTGCTCCTTCTCATTGCCTACTTCAGGATCAAGCTGATGGAGG ttaatGAAGAACTGTCACAGACTCCTGATCACCAACACAGCCTCAACACTGGCTCTTCCCGCTACCAGAGAAAGAAGCGGACGTGA